The following are encoded together in the Equus quagga isolate Etosha38 chromosome 1, UCLA_HA_Equagga_1.0, whole genome shotgun sequence genome:
- the CCR3 gene encoding C-C chemokine receptor type 3, which yields MATTLDGTETVGEAEGTTPYDYDGSLPCEKINIKMLAAQFLPPLYSLVVVIGLLGNLMVVVILTKYKRLRIMTNIFLFNLAISDLLFLFTLPFWIHYVWRDEWVFGHHMCKFLIGLCYTGLYSEIFFIILLTLDRYLAIVHAVFALRTRTVTFGIITSVFTWGLAGLAALPEFIFHGFQEEFGQYVCLPFYPETAENIWKSTHVLRMNILSLALPLLIMAVCYSGIIKTLLRCPNKKKYKAIRLIFVIMVVFFVFWAPYNLVLFFSTFQTTFLGTSCDQSKQLDMALLVTEMIAYTHCCVNPVIYAFVGERFQKNLHHFFHTYVAIYLCKYIPFLPSEKLERASSVSPSTGEQELSAAF from the coding sequence atggCGACCACATTAGATGGGACTGAGACTGTGGGTGAGGCTGAAGGAACCACACCTTATGACTATGATGGGTCACTGCCATGTGAAAAAATCAACATCAAGATGCTGGCGGCCCAGTTCCTGCCCCCACTGTATTCTCTGGTGGTCGTGATTGGTCTGCTGGGCAatctgatggtggtggtgatccTCACAAAATACAAGAGGCTCCGGATTATGACCAACATCTTCCTGTTCAATTTGGCAATTTCTgacttgctctttcttttcactCTGCCATTCTGGATTCACTACGTTTGGCGGGATGAGTGGGTTTTTGGCCATCACATGTGTAAGTTCCTCATTGGGCTTTGTTACACGGGCTTGTACAGCGAGATCTTTTTCATCATCCTGTTGACGCTAGACCGGTATCTGGCCATCGTCCACGCTGTGTTTGCCCTTCGAACCCGGACCGTCACTTTTGGCATCATAACCAGTGTCTTCACCTGGGGCCTGGCAGGGCTAGCAGCCCTCCCTGAATTTATCTTCCATGGGTTCCAAGAGGAATTTGGTCAGTATGTCTGCCTTCCTTTCTACccagaaacagcagaaaataTCTGGAAGAGTACCCATGTTCTGAGAATGAATATCTTGAGTCTCGCTCTGCCTTTGCTCATTATGGCTGTCTGCTACTCAGGAATCATTAAAACACTGCTGAGATGCCCTAACAAGAAAAAGTACAAGGCCATCCGGCTCATTTTTGTCATCATGgtggtcttttttgttttctgggcaCCTTACAACCtggttctctttttctccacttttcaaACAACCTTCCTTGGGACCAGCTGTGATCAGAGCAAACAGCTGGACATGGCCCTGCTGGTGACAGAGATGATCGCCTACACGCACTGCTGTGTCAACCCTGTGATCTACGCATTTGTTGGCGAGAGGTTCCAGAAGAACCTCCACCACTTTTTCCACACGTACGTGGCCATCTACCTGTGCAAATACATCCCATTCCTTCCTAGTGAGAAATTGGAAAGAGCCAGCTCTGTATCCCCATCAACAGGGGAGCAGGAACTCTCTGCTGCATTTTAG